The following coding sequences are from one Geothrix sp. window:
- a CDS encoding sugar transferase, which produces MIRTFDFILSSLAILVLLPILLPVMLILACTGEHHVFYLQTRIGQGGRPFSVFKFATMLLNSPNLPGGFITQAGDPRVLPFGRLLRKTKINELPQLFNVWLGQMSVIGPRPVVASHFDLYSPEQQEAIKGMKPGLSGMGSLFFRDEERILRHPEHEPKWVHDQVAAPYKGALELWYARHVSLYLYFKLIILTVLAILNPGLKPLRWFRELPPPPDLLRHHWE; this is translated from the coding sequence GTGATCCGGACCTTCGATTTCATCCTCTCGAGCCTCGCCATCCTGGTGCTGCTGCCCATCCTGCTGCCGGTGATGCTCATCCTCGCCTGCACGGGCGAGCACCACGTCTTCTACCTGCAGACGCGCATCGGGCAGGGCGGACGGCCCTTCAGCGTGTTCAAGTTCGCCACCATGCTCCTGAACAGCCCGAACCTGCCGGGGGGGTTCATCACCCAGGCCGGGGACCCCCGGGTGCTGCCCTTCGGGAGGCTGCTCCGGAAGACGAAGATCAACGAGCTTCCCCAGCTCTTCAACGTGTGGCTGGGGCAGATGAGCGTCATCGGCCCCCGGCCCGTCGTGGCATCCCACTTCGACCTCTACTCGCCGGAGCAGCAGGAGGCCATCAAGGGCATGAAGCCCGGGCTATCGGGCATGGGCTCTCTCTTCTTCAGGGACGAGGAGAGGATCCTCCGGCATCCGGAGCACGAGCCCAAGTGGGTGCACGACCAGGTGGCCGCCCCCTACAAGGGGGCCCTGGAGCTGTGGTACGCCCGGCACGTCAGCCTGTACCTCTACTTCAAGCTGATCATCCTGACCGTCCTGGCCATCCTCAACCCGGGACTCAAGCCCCTGCGCTGGTTCCGGGAGCTGCCGCCTCCGCCCGACCTGCTCCGGCACCACTGGGAGTAG